One genomic segment of Coffea arabica cultivar ET-39 chromosome 6e, Coffea Arabica ET-39 HiFi, whole genome shotgun sequence includes these proteins:
- the LOC113696182 gene encoding uncharacterized protein — protein sequence MAAKPLLIFTITACILRNVAVSSPNPTLTAAHAELLEYGFPVGLLPANLQTYDLNRTSGDFVLKLDDTCRITLPPDNYLATYSKKVTGKIVENRIAGLDGIGVRAFFRWWGISGIRSNGQDLTFEVGYITKSFPSKNFDESPECEGKRSSS from the coding sequence ATGGCCGCGAAACCTCTCTTGATCTTCACCATTACCGCCTGCATCCTCCGCAACGTCGCCGTTTCCTCTCCAAACCCCACTTTAACCGCAGCACACGCGGAGCTACTCGAGTATGGCTTCCCCGTAGGCTTACTCCCTGCCAACCTCCAAACTTACGATCTCAACCGTACTTCGGGAGACTTCGTGCTGAAGCTAGACGACACGTGTCGCATCACGCTGCCTCCGGACAACTACTTGGCTACCTACTCTAAAAAAGTCACTGGTAAAATTGTAGAGAATCGTATTGCTGGGCTTGATGGAATTGGTGTTAGGGCTTTTTTTAGGTGGTGGGGGATTAGTGGAATCAGATCCAACGGTCAGGATTTGACCTTCGAGGTTGGCTACATCACCAAAAGTTTTCCATCTAAGAATTTCGATGAAAGTCCTGAATGTGAAGGCAAGCGTTCTTCTTCTTAA
- the LOC113697009 gene encoding polyadenylate-binding protein 8-like isoform X1, which yields MSSLRSAGSGLPMLYVWTLADTVTGADVHRLFRVCVAIRTEILCDSIIGRYALVSFAKKEHADLAMNKLASATLHGRPIQMMDCHPCTKMTGLVPDTLFVRNLPDTADIELLEFLFFKYGKIWYINIPRRPDGQSADYGFVQFDSDEPCRAAIEEMNGYEALGVSLRVDPYYLDPEKKIFGLDSAKPCDGYSQDAADVVCAVRNVLAQQINTGASKGKLLQQIAKVDAAGAFTDCGTDALPPMGNVLIEELSSHVADRLASLPLTDSMFS from the exons ATGAGTAGTCTTCGATCGGCTGGTTCTGGGCTGCCGATGCTTTATGTTTGGACTTTGGCCGATACCGTGACGGGAGCGGATGTTCATCGCCTCTTCCGCGTGTGTGTCGCGATTAGGACTGAGATTCTCTGTGACTCCATAATTGGCCGCTATGCCCTGGTTTCCTTTGCGAAGAAAGAACATG CTGATTTGGCAATGAACAAGCTGGCCTCTGCTACCCTCCACGGAAGGCCTATCCAAATGATGGATTGTCATCCATGTACTAAAATGACTGGGCTGGTTCCTGACACGTTGTTTGTGAGG AACTTGCCAGACACGGCTGACATTGAACTTTTGGAATTCCTATTTTTCAAATACGGAAAGATTTGGTATATCAATATCCCAAGACGTCCTGATGGTCAATCAGCCGACTATGGCTTTGTTCAATTTGACAGTGATGAACCTTGTCGAGCAGCTATTGAGGAGATGAATGGCTATGAAGCGCTTGGAGTGAGCCTGCGTGTGGACCCTTATTATCTAGACCCtgagaagaaaatttttgggctgGACAGTGCAAAACCCTGTGATGGTTATTCACAAGATGCAGCTGACGTGGTTTGTGCTGTTCGGAATGTGCTTGCTCAACAGATAAACACGGGTGCAAGCAAG GGAAAATTGCTGCAGCAGATTGCGAAAGTGGATGCTGCTGGTGCGTTTACTGATTGTGGGACAGATGCATTGCCGCCCATGGGGAATGTTTTGATTGAAGAGCTTTCAAGCCATGTTGCTGATCGGTTGGCATCATTACCCTTGACTGATAGCATGTTTTCCTAA
- the LOC113697009 gene encoding polyadenylate-binding protein 8-like isoform X2 — protein MSSLRSAGSGLPMLYVWTLADTVTGADVHRLFRVCVAIRTEILCDSIIGRYALVSFAKKEHADLAMNKLASATLHGRPIQMMDCHPCTKMTGLVPDTLFVRNLPDTADIELLEFLFFKYGKIWYINIPRRPDGQSADYGFVQFDSDEPCRAAIEEMNGYEALGVSLRVDPYYLDPEKKIFGLDSAKPCDGYSQDAADVVCAVRNVLAQQINTGASKAASCSKREKVKKMEHGRNHFKEIRRRVELEGSK, from the exons ATGAGTAGTCTTCGATCGGCTGGTTCTGGGCTGCCGATGCTTTATGTTTGGACTTTGGCCGATACCGTGACGGGAGCGGATGTTCATCGCCTCTTCCGCGTGTGTGTCGCGATTAGGACTGAGATTCTCTGTGACTCCATAATTGGCCGCTATGCCCTGGTTTCCTTTGCGAAGAAAGAACATG CTGATTTGGCAATGAACAAGCTGGCCTCTGCTACCCTCCACGGAAGGCCTATCCAAATGATGGATTGTCATCCATGTACTAAAATGACTGGGCTGGTTCCTGACACGTTGTTTGTGAGG AACTTGCCAGACACGGCTGACATTGAACTTTTGGAATTCCTATTTTTCAAATACGGAAAGATTTGGTATATCAATATCCCAAGACGTCCTGATGGTCAATCAGCCGACTATGGCTTTGTTCAATTTGACAGTGATGAACCTTGTCGAGCAGCTATTGAGGAGATGAATGGCTATGAAGCGCTTGGAGTGAGCCTGCGTGTGGACCCTTATTATCTAGACCCtgagaagaaaatttttgggctgGACAGTGCAAAACCCTGTGATGGTTATTCACAAGATGCAGCTGACGTGGTTTGTGCTGTTCGGAATGTGCTTGCTCAACAGATAAACACGGGTGCAAGCAAG GCAGCCTCATGTAGTAAgagagaaaaggtgaaaaag ATGGAACATGGAAGAAACCACTTTAAAGAAATTAGAAGAAGAGTTGAGTTGGAGGGTTCAAAATAA
- the LOC113697009 gene encoding polyadenylate-binding protein 8-like isoform X3, with product MSSLRSAGSGLPMLYVWTLADTVTGADVHRLFRVCVAIRTEILCDSIIGRYALVSFAKKEHADLAMNKLASATLHGRPIQMMDCHPCTKMTGLVPDTLFVRNLPDTADIELLEFLFFKYGKIWYINIPRRPDGQSADYGFVQFDSDEPCRAAIEEMNGYEALGVSLRVDPYYLDPEKKIFGLDSAKPCDGYSQDAADVVCAVRNVLAQQINTGASKMEHGRNHFKEIRRRVELEGSK from the exons ATGAGTAGTCTTCGATCGGCTGGTTCTGGGCTGCCGATGCTTTATGTTTGGACTTTGGCCGATACCGTGACGGGAGCGGATGTTCATCGCCTCTTCCGCGTGTGTGTCGCGATTAGGACTGAGATTCTCTGTGACTCCATAATTGGCCGCTATGCCCTGGTTTCCTTTGCGAAGAAAGAACATG CTGATTTGGCAATGAACAAGCTGGCCTCTGCTACCCTCCACGGAAGGCCTATCCAAATGATGGATTGTCATCCATGTACTAAAATGACTGGGCTGGTTCCTGACACGTTGTTTGTGAGG AACTTGCCAGACACGGCTGACATTGAACTTTTGGAATTCCTATTTTTCAAATACGGAAAGATTTGGTATATCAATATCCCAAGACGTCCTGATGGTCAATCAGCCGACTATGGCTTTGTTCAATTTGACAGTGATGAACCTTGTCGAGCAGCTATTGAGGAGATGAATGGCTATGAAGCGCTTGGAGTGAGCCTGCGTGTGGACCCTTATTATCTAGACCCtgagaagaaaatttttgggctgGACAGTGCAAAACCCTGTGATGGTTATTCACAAGATGCAGCTGACGTGGTTTGTGCTGTTCGGAATGTGCTTGCTCAACAGATAAACACGGGTGCAAGCAAG ATGGAACATGGAAGAAACCACTTTAAAGAAATTAGAAGAAGAGTTGAGTTGGAGGGTTCAAAATAA